The DNA window CACGGTTGGGGCTGTAGTAGTTGGAGCACTCCATTCTGTCCACCACTGTCACGTTGACAGACATCAGGACATCGGAGGGTTTCTTGACAGCCTCGTTTGTCCGCCCCCATCCAGCAGTCAGACAGCTGGTTCCAGTTTTTGGCTCCGTCTTAGGGCTCTCCAGGGGGAGACATTTCACGTTCTTCGTTTCCTTTGCTGCAGTTGCAAGctgaaataaagacaacaaacagatCTTTGTGTCGAACTGCTGACGGCTCGTCTTCCTCTAAAATGACCATCACCTTACCTTCAGCATCCTCAGATCATTgtcctttgttttcttgttaTAAGCCGGATATGGAATGCTGTGTGTAACCTTAAACTCCTGCCAGGACTCCTTTTGCTTTTGTCTGATGGAATGCACCCCCAGTGCTACGGTCGTCATGCTGTAAGTGCAGAGAGGCAACGTTGGAATGTACGCACCTGCCCTTTTGTAGAGACAATGTGTGATCACGGATGTGTGATATAGTTCCTACTTTTCACAGTGGGCAGCTGTAAGGACCCATTTTGGATTGATCAGTGTTCCTCCACACATGCCTGTGGCGTTTCTCACCAGAGCCATGTAGGGCATCGAATGGGGATTCACTTCTTGACCACCAATAATCTCAGAGCCATGGCctaaagaggagggaggaggtaaaCTTTTACTTATCTTGCATCAAAGAACTCGACAAAGGGATCAGAAATGGACTCTGCTGGTTACAGTTGATTCTCAGCATTAATAAAAAGACTCACCTGGCTGGACAACCAAAAGGACGGTGCAGGAGATGAGGACAAAACCCTCCGGGGAGAACATCTCTTCTGATCTCTCTTTGATGTGAGACACTGAAACCCACACTGATGCACACACTTGCTTTTATGTGCCCTGCTCAAAAGGGTGTGGTTCTGTGCGGAACATACACAGCTCAGGGGAACATGCGCTCAAGTCGTCACCACCAGGGGTCCAGATGCTGCGGGCCCCTTTACCCGAAGACAATGTCACCATCTTTTTCAATACGTGACTGGGCCCGGCGTGGAACAGCCGCCACAGCACTTTGACATGTACCGAAAATAAGACCATGGTTAAAAACCTTGTATAAGAACCCACAACCCTGAGATCAGGGGCAGAAAAGTCAAACCGTAAAGACATAAAAGGTAAAACTGTCCACATTTTATAATTTAACGTTCTCCTGAGTAACACGTTAACCAACAAAATCACAACTTGATGGCTCTTAATTTGAAAAGCAAGAACCTGTCAGGGTCTACTGAAACAGCTGGGCCACGTTTCTGTTGAGCTGAGTCATGTTTCTACAGTCTCTTTCGGTTCGTGCACACAGAGCTGCGAGTCAGTTCCAGACAAGTTTCTCTTCAGTCTGAACTCTGGTGTGGATCAAACAACCCAACTGGCTTACAAGGGAACCCTGGTGCAGTTACTCGCAGTCGGAGTACAAATGAACAATTCAGTGAACCAACGAGGGGAAGAGGACAAAAGGGAGGCAGTGAACAAGGGAGAAGAAATGACAAAACACAAACGTGTGAATATGAAGGAAGAGACAAGAAGAGGTAGAAAAATTTGGAAAATGTTTCATGGGCTAGTGGGGAGGTGAAGGCCTGTGTTACTATAAGGCCAAAGgaacattgtttgtttttgtgctacaTCATCAGTCTGAAGGGTTGTCTTCCTAGAACTGTTCTGAACTTGGCTTTGTGGTGAGATCTCAGTTTAGCAAAGGAAGTCTAGAGTCGGTACAAAAATGTCACTCTGGAGAAAGtgatagttttttttattgaaccaTGCAGAAGAAAGCCAAACTGAGAAGGACCTAAAAACGCTATAAGATTTCAATTTTAACATTCACTAAACTATGTAGAAAAAATACTGTGAAAGATTAATCGCCATTTTAGAGTCAGCTTCAGACGCGTAAAGagaaagccttttaaaaaatccacTCAATGTCACAGTTGAAGCTCTGTGAACGGGTCGGTGGAGACGAGGAGCTCATTCCTGCatttcagatgttctgatgATCTTCTTGATCCAGCGCAGATGCTCTTCAGTAATGTAGGCGTACACTCCGGGGACCCTGCCACATCGACGACCGAAGGAGGTGACCCCCACCAGTGCCCCGTTGCACAAGAGCGGCCCTCCTGAGTCGCCCTGAGGTGAACAGACATGCACGTGGTTTCACACAAGCTCAGCGGAGGCAGTTATGGCAGGTCGCTCACCTGCTGCACAAACCCTACATGACAGGCGGAGAAACAGTGAGGAGTGAGGTCACATTTTATGACAGGAAATcaacatttcacacaaaatATCTCAAAATATATTATAGAAATCGATGGCTTGTTAATTTTTTATGGATCCATCTAAAGTAAAGACTCTGAGATGACAATCAGACTgacctgacacacagacacttagcattagcatgtgatGACAATCAA is part of the Takifugu rubripes chromosome 21, fTakRub1.2, whole genome shotgun sequence genome and encodes:
- the LOC105416203 gene encoding granzyme A-like isoform X1, which translates into the protein MFSPEGFVLISCTVLLVVQPGHGSEIIGGQEVNPHSMPYMALVRNATGMCGGTLINPKWVLTAAHCENMTTVALGVHSIRQKQKESWQEFKVTHSIPYPAYNKKTKDNDLRMLKLATAAKETKNVKCLPLESPKTEPKTGTSCLTAGWGRTNEAVKKPSDVLMSVNVTVVDRMECSNYYSPNRVITNAMICAGSKNKDACKGDSGGPLLCNGALVGVTSFGRGCGRVPGVYAYITEEHLRWIKKTIRTSEMQE